The following proteins are co-located in the Gordonia polyisoprenivorans genome:
- a CDS encoding aspartate ammonia-lyase: protein MVQERVETDLLGLREVPAEAYWGIHTLRAVENFPVTGRTIGSNVHLVRALAAVKWSAARANADLGILDDERAAAICAACDEILDGDLHDQFVVDVIQGGAGTSTNMNANEVIANRALEILGYGRGEYRHLHPNEHVNAGQSTNDVYPTAVNVATIRAVGELDEAMSVLQQAFARKAAEFSSVVKMGRTQLQDAVPMTLGQEFGAFAVMIDEDRQRLQEAATLVHEINLGATAIGTGLNAPIGYADKAVGYLRDKTGLDLVSAHDLVEATQDVGQFVHLSGVLKRVAVKLSKICNDLRLLSSGPRAGLGEINLPPVQAGSSIMPGKVNPVIPEVVSQVAYEVIGNDVTITMAAESGQLQLNAFEPIIVTCLSDGMTHLSAACRTLAARCVDGITANEETLRHRVENSIGLVTALSPSLGYVASTAIAQEALRSGRTVLELVLEAGLLERGELERLLSPSHLANLRPVTAEGDSTR, encoded by the coding sequence ATGGTCCAGGAGCGAGTGGAGACCGATCTGCTCGGCCTGCGCGAGGTGCCTGCCGAGGCGTACTGGGGTATCCACACCCTGCGAGCAGTGGAGAACTTTCCCGTCACCGGACGGACGATCGGCTCCAATGTCCATCTCGTCCGTGCGCTCGCCGCGGTGAAATGGTCGGCGGCACGTGCGAACGCCGATCTCGGCATCCTCGATGATGAGCGAGCGGCCGCGATCTGCGCGGCCTGCGACGAGATCCTCGACGGCGACTTGCATGATCAGTTCGTCGTCGACGTCATTCAGGGCGGTGCGGGTACCTCGACCAACATGAACGCCAACGAGGTGATCGCGAACCGGGCGCTGGAGATACTCGGATACGGTCGCGGCGAGTACCGGCATCTACATCCCAACGAGCATGTCAACGCCGGACAATCCACCAACGACGTCTACCCGACCGCGGTCAACGTGGCGACCATCCGGGCAGTCGGTGAACTCGACGAGGCGATGTCGGTGCTGCAGCAGGCTTTTGCGCGCAAGGCCGCGGAGTTCTCCTCGGTCGTCAAGATGGGACGCACCCAGTTGCAGGATGCGGTACCGATGACCCTCGGTCAGGAGTTCGGGGCGTTCGCGGTGATGATCGACGAGGATCGTCAACGTCTGCAGGAGGCGGCGACCCTGGTCCACGAGATCAATCTCGGTGCCACCGCGATCGGCACGGGTCTCAATGCCCCGATCGGCTACGCGGACAAGGCTGTCGGCTATCTCCGCGACAAGACCGGTCTGGACCTGGTGAGTGCGCACGACCTCGTCGAGGCCACGCAGGATGTGGGCCAGTTCGTGCACCTGTCGGGGGTTCTCAAACGTGTCGCGGTGAAGCTGTCGAAGATCTGCAACGATCTGCGATTGCTGTCGTCGGGGCCGCGGGCCGGACTCGGTGAGATCAACCTGCCGCCGGTCCAGGCGGGATCGTCGATAATGCCCGGCAAGGTGAACCCGGTGATACCCGAGGTGGTCTCGCAGGTCGCGTATGAGGTGATCGGCAACGACGTCACCATCACGATGGCCGCCGAATCGGGCCAGTTGCAGCTCAACGCCTTCGAGCCGATCATCGTGACCTGCCTGTCGGACGGGATGACCCACCTGAGCGCGGCATGCCGGACACTCGCCGCCAGGTGTGTCGACGGCATCACCGCCAACGAGGAGACGCTGCGGCATCGGGTTGAGAACTCGATCGGTCTGGTCACGGCGCTGAGTCCGTCGCTGGGCTACGTCGCCTCGACCGCAATCGCCCAGGAGGCGTTGCGCAGTGGGCGTACCGTCCTCGAGTTGGTTCTCGAGGCGGGCCTCCTCGAGCGCGGCGAACTCGAACGACTGCTCAGCCCTTCGCATCTGGCCAATCTGCGTCCGGTGACCGCCGAGGGCGACAGCACCCGCTGA
- a CDS encoding FadR/GntR family transcriptional regulator, translating into MTSSWADRRPVTTRVSAAEAVFTDLRQAIEGGDLRVGERLPSEAALGERYAVSRSVVREALRSCTALGLTETRTGRGTFVISSTVSHDLKVGDYTARELMEARPHIEIPAAGWAAERHSADDLRQLTELTQAMAAESDQTDWVALDGQFHLTIARASGNRVFQKALGDIRNSLTGQSATLNLATGRMRRSNEEHERIVEAIGSGDRQAAEQAMADHLDAVQVAVRSLTQ; encoded by the coding sequence ATGACCAGCAGCTGGGCCGACCGCCGGCCCGTCACGACCCGGGTCAGCGCGGCCGAAGCGGTGTTCACCGACCTACGCCAAGCCATCGAGGGTGGTGACCTCCGCGTGGGTGAACGCCTCCCATCCGAGGCCGCGCTCGGTGAGCGCTACGCGGTGAGTCGATCGGTCGTCCGGGAGGCACTGCGCTCGTGCACGGCTCTCGGCCTCACCGAGACCCGCACCGGCCGAGGAACATTCGTGATCAGCAGCACGGTATCGCACGACCTGAAGGTCGGCGACTACACCGCGCGGGAACTCATGGAGGCGCGACCGCACATCGAGATCCCGGCCGCCGGGTGGGCCGCCGAACGCCACTCCGCCGACGACCTGCGCCAACTCACCGAATTGACGCAGGCCATGGCGGCCGAGTCGGATCAGACCGACTGGGTCGCCCTCGACGGACAGTTCCACCTCACGATCGCCCGAGCGAGTGGCAACCGGGTGTTCCAGAAGGCACTCGGCGACATCCGCAATTCACTGACGGGTCAGTCGGCCACCCTCAATCTGGCGACCGGACGCATGCGCCGGTCGAACGAGGAACACGAGCGCATCGTCGAGGCCATCGGCTCCGGCGACCGCCAAGCCGCCGAGCAGGCCATGGCCGATCATCTCGACGCCGTGCAGGTGGCGGTGCGGTCACTGACCCAGTGA
- a CDS encoding hemophore-related protein, whose translation MSMGLATTRRRVTVAVAGIGIAGVVGAGGAGIAGAAPTPPPPPKAFGTTCSVMQVERALAVEDPALWQQINSHPRAKRHFEEMIVLSPEQRKALREKNRHAHPVRSTVMAFLRDHGIGAQQRTMTRDAMAKALRTCNKF comes from the coding sequence ATGTCGATGGGGTTGGCAACGACGCGACGTCGAGTGACGGTTGCGGTCGCGGGGATCGGTATCGCAGGTGTGGTCGGGGCGGGCGGAGCCGGTATCGCCGGAGCCGCACCGACGCCCCCGCCACCGCCGAAGGCGTTCGGAACGACGTGTTCGGTGATGCAGGTGGAACGGGCGCTCGCCGTGGAGGATCCGGCGCTGTGGCAGCAGATCAACTCGCATCCGCGGGCCAAGCGGCACTTCGAGGAGATGATCGTGCTGTCGCCTGAGCAGCGGAAAGCGCTGCGGGAGAAGAATCGTCACGCGCACCCGGTCCGCTCGACGGTGATGGCGTTCCTGCGTGATCACGGCATCGGCGCACAGCAGCGCACGATGACCCGTGACGCCATGGCGAAGGCGTTGCGCACCTGCAACAAGTTCTGA
- a CDS encoding thioesterase family protein: MTVTDNESRGTSLSEVLRAFDPALEFAIPAGWTQGRTAYGGLTAALVVAAAQQTDGAPLPALRAAQFAFTAPVTETLDVQARRLREGRSVTSVAVETRSGDSVAAQSTLIFAGTRDSSVEHTLIPRPDVAGPQDCPSVDGRPGPQPTFTDQFERRIAGGAMPVTKAAEPEVLWWMRHRDAEGVDPAVALVALGDSLPPAVMTAFSDWAPISTVMWSIDICADEVVDPTGWFLLRSSSVVARGGYSYQTMEAWDADGQLVMTGTQTVAIFT; encoded by the coding sequence ATGACGGTTACCGACAACGAATCCCGCGGCACCTCTCTGTCCGAGGTGCTCCGCGCGTTCGACCCGGCCCTGGAGTTCGCGATTCCGGCCGGCTGGACCCAGGGTCGTACCGCGTACGGCGGGTTGACCGCAGCACTCGTGGTCGCGGCCGCCCAGCAGACCGACGGCGCGCCGCTGCCTGCCCTGCGGGCCGCGCAGTTCGCGTTCACCGCTCCGGTGACCGAGACGTTGGACGTGCAGGCGCGACGACTCCGTGAAGGCCGGTCGGTGACGAGCGTTGCCGTCGAGACCCGAAGCGGTGATTCCGTTGCGGCACAATCGACCCTGATCTTCGCCGGAACGCGTGACAGCTCCGTCGAGCACACCCTGATTCCTCGCCCCGACGTCGCCGGCCCGCAGGATTGCCCAAGCGTCGACGGACGGCCCGGGCCGCAGCCGACCTTCACCGACCAATTCGAGCGCCGGATCGCCGGCGGCGCGATGCCGGTGACGAAAGCCGCTGAGCCCGAGGTGCTTTGGTGGATGCGACACCGTGATGCCGAGGGTGTCGATCCGGCCGTCGCGCTCGTCGCGCTCGGTGACAGCCTGCCGCCTGCAGTGATGACGGCATTCTCCGACTGGGCGCCCATCAGTACCGTGATGTGGTCCATCGACATCTGCGCCGACGAGGTCGTCGACCCCACCGGTTGGTTCTTGTTGCGGTCGTCGAGCGTCGTTGCGCGCGGTGGCTACTCCTACCAGACGATGGAGGCCTGGGACGCCGACGGGCAACTGGTGATGACCGGCACCCAGACGGTGGCGATCTTCACCTGA
- a CDS encoding type Z 30S ribosomal protein S14, whose translation MAKKALINKANKKPKFAVRAYTRCNKCGRPHSVYRKFGLCRVCLREMAHAGELPGVQKSSW comes from the coding sequence ATGGCCAAGAAGGCTCTGATCAACAAGGCCAACAAGAAGCCCAAGTTCGCCGTGCGCGCCTACACCCGGTGCAACAAGTGCGGTCGCCCGCACTCGGTGTACCGCAAGTTCGGCCTGTGCCGCGTGTGCCTGCGCGAGATGGCACACGCCGGCGAGCTGCCGGGCGTGCAGAAGTCGAGCTGGTGA
- the rplE gene encoding 50S ribosomal protein L5, which translates to MTTTEKVQPRLKQRYRAEIKDALNKEFDYANVMQIPGVVKVVVNMGVGDAARDAKLINGAVADLALITGQKPEIRRARKSIAQFKLREGMPIGARVTLRGDRMWEFLDRLVSIALPRIRDFRGLSDRQFDGNGNYTFGLNEQSMFHEINIDNIDRPRGMDITVVTSATTDDEGRALLRALGFPFKDNNAKDN; encoded by the coding sequence ATGACCACCACTGAAAAGGTCCAGCCTCGGCTGAAGCAGCGCTACCGTGCCGAGATCAAGGACGCGCTGAACAAAGAATTCGACTACGCCAACGTCATGCAGATCCCCGGCGTGGTCAAGGTCGTGGTGAACATGGGTGTCGGTGACGCCGCCCGCGACGCCAAGCTCATCAACGGCGCAGTCGCCGACCTCGCGCTGATCACCGGCCAGAAGCCGGAGATCCGTCGCGCCCGCAAGTCCATCGCACAGTTCAAGCTGCGCGAGGGCATGCCGATCGGTGCCCGCGTGACCCTGCGCGGCGACCGGATGTGGGAGTTCCTCGACCGTCTCGTGTCGATCGCGCTGCCCCGTATCCGCGACTTCCGCGGTCTGAGCGACCGTCAGTTCGACGGCAACGGCAACTACACCTTCGGTCTCAACGAGCAGTCGATGTTCCACGAGATCAACATCGACAACATCGACCGGCCGCGCGGTATGGACATCACCGTCGTCACCTCGGCCACCACGGACGACGAAGGCCGCGCACTGCTTCGCGCGCTGGGCTTCCCGTTCAAGGACAACAACGCGAAGGACAACTGA
- the rplX gene encoding 50S ribosomal protein L24 has product MKVHKGDTVIVISGKDKGAKGKVIEAYPQRERVLVEGVNRIKKHTAASANERGAASGGIVTQEAPIHVSNVMVVDSDGNPTRVGYRVDEETGKKVRISRKTGKDI; this is encoded by the coding sequence ATGAAGGTGCACAAAGGTGACACCGTGATCGTCATCTCGGGCAAGGACAAGGGCGCCAAGGGCAAGGTCATCGAGGCCTACCCGCAGCGTGAGCGTGTCCTCGTCGAGGGCGTGAACCGTATCAAGAAGCACACCGCCGCCTCGGCCAACGAGCGTGGCGCGGCCTCGGGCGGCATCGTCACGCAGGAAGCCCCCATCCACGTGTCGAACGTGATGGTCGTGGACTCCGACGGCAACCCGACCCGCGTCGGCTACCGCGTCGACGAGGAGACCGGCAAGAAGGTCCGGATCTCGCGCAAGACCGGGAAGGACATCTGA
- the rplN gene encoding 50S ribosomal protein L14 — protein sequence MIQQESRLRVADNTGAKEILCIRVLGGSSRRYAGIGDTIVATVKDAIPGGNIKKGEVVKAVIVRTTKERRRPDGSYIRFDENAAVILKGESDPRGTRIFGPVGRELREKKFMKIVSLAPEVI from the coding sequence ATGATTCAGCAGGAGTCTCGCCTGCGGGTCGCCGATAACACGGGAGCCAAGGAAATCTTGTGCATCCGCGTGCTGGGCGGCTCGTCGCGGCGCTACGCCGGCATCGGCGACACCATTGTCGCCACTGTCAAGGACGCCATCCCCGGTGGCAACATCAAGAAGGGCGAGGTCGTCAAGGCGGTCATCGTGCGCACCACCAAGGAGCGCCGCCGTCCGGACGGAAGCTACATCCGTTTCGACGAGAACGCCGCCGTCATCCTCAAAGGTGAGAGCGACCCCCGCGGTACCCGCATCTTCGGCCCGGTCGGCCGCGAGCTGCGTGAGAAGAAGTTCATGAAGATCGTGTCGCTGGCACCGGAGGTGATCTGA